The Sphingobacteriales bacterium nucleotide sequence TTAGGTAAAGAGTTTGATGTTTTTGTTGAAAGATTAGAAAATCAATATAAATATTTTGCACAAATACCATATAGTGCAAAATTTGGTGGTGCAACAGGAAATTTCAATGCACATAAAGTTGCTTTCTCATCAATAAATTGGAAAGTAGAAGCCAATAAGTTTGTTAGCAAACACTTAGGTTTGGTGCGTTCTCAAACTACAACACAAATCGAACATTACGATAATTTAGCTGCATTGTTTCATAACTATTCAAGAATAAACACCATACTTATTGATTTTTGTAGAGATATATGGACATATATTTCAATGGATTATTTTAAACAAAAAATAAAAGCAGGTGAGGTGGGTAGTAGTGCAATGCCACACAAAGTAAATCCTATTGATTTTGAAAACGCTGAAGGAAATTTAGGAATTGCAAACGCAATTTTTATTCATTTAGCAGAAAAATTACCTATATCAAGACTGCAAAGAGATTTGACAGATAGCACAGTACTAAGAAATATTGGTGTTCCAATAGCACATACTTTAATAGCATTTGATTCTATTCTAAAAGGATTGAATAAATTATTAGTAAATGAGCAAAAAATAAAACAAGATTTAGAAGATAATTGGATAGTTGTAGCTGAGGCAATACAAACTGTACTTAGACGTGAAGGTTATGAACAACCATATGAAAAATTGCGCGACTTAACCAGAACTAATCAAAAAATAAATCAAGAAATAATTCATAATTTTATTGATACATTGAATGTAAGTGATACTATAAAGTTAGAATTAAAACAAATTTCGCCATTCAATTACACAGGAATATAAAAACTTATATCAATGAAAAAAGTTATTATTCCAATTCCTCTAAAAGATTTTGATACAACAGAAGTTGCATTAACTTGGAAAATATTATCTAGTAATAATATACAATGTACTTTTGCAACAGAAAATGGACATGTTGGAGAAACAGATCCATTGCTTTTGACTGGCGTAATTTTTGGTCAATTAGGTGCAAAGAAAAATGCAATTGATGCTTATAATGAACTATTAAATACAACTGAGTTTAAAAATCCGATTACTTTCAAGGCAATAATTCCACAAGATTATGTTATGATATTTTTGCCTGGTGGACATGCAAAAGGTATGAGACCATATTTGGAAAGTAAAATATTACAAGCAATCATTGTTGATTTTTTCAAACTCAACAAACAAGTTGCATCTGTTTGTCATGGCTCATTATTATTAG carries:
- the purB gene encoding adenylosuccinate lyase gives rise to the protein MNSLTAISPIDGRYRNKITDLENYFSEFALIKYRIKIEIEYFIFLADVIENINTLSQEQILELRSISDNFSMEDAERVKEIEKTTNHDVKAVEYFIKEKIKDASLKEKSEFIHFGLTSQDINNTAIPLSLKEFFNSIYKNKFNELIEVLVHKVDEYADIALLARTHGQPASPTRLGKEFDVFVERLENQYKYFAQIPYSAKFGGATGNFNAHKVAFSSINWKVEANKFVSKHLGLVRSQTTTQIEHYDNLAALFHNYSRINTILIDFCRDIWTYISMDYFKQKIKAGEVGSSAMPHKVNPIDFENAEGNLGIANAIFIHLAEKLPISRLQRDLTDSTVLRNIGVPIAHTLIAFDSILKGLNKLLVNEQKIKQDLEDNWIVVAEAIQTVLRREGYEQPYEKLRDLTRTNQKINQEIIHNFIDTLNVSDTIKLELKQISPFNYTGI
- a CDS encoding DJ-1/PfpI family protein, whose product is MKKVIIPIPLKDFDTTEVALTWKILSSNNIQCTFATENGHVGETDPLLLTGVIFGQLGAKKNAIDAYNELLNTTEFKNPITFKAIIPQDYVMIFLPGGHAKGMRPYLESKILQAIIVDFFKLNKQVASVCHGSLLLARSVNSETGKSIVYDYNFTGLPKSLEMLAYGITKWKLDDYYKTYDAYLQDEVESFLKDKSQFKTGFSSFIPFCVEDRNLTSARWPNDIEKFANLLVKKLNQ